The proteins below are encoded in one region of Thunnus maccoyii chromosome 24, fThuMac1.1, whole genome shotgun sequence:
- the LOC121892341 gene encoding FERM and PDZ domain-containing protein 4-like isoform X1, whose translation MDLGVGLQGEMVDTSPSISSDSSWTSFDRSTDLTSLSSDHVLTPVTAPSSCKPFEDQHPKMSSVKVSSKVRTREVAWRETSFLGNDDHKNKTSGWPPPGPGSWGGLQGPPYSWDSMNSTREGGRDCLTNQVSQSSSLEEVHLDGVPPAPRLVEMRRDPVLGFGFVAGSEKPVVVRSVTPGGPSEGKLLPGDEIIMINDEPVSSAPRERVIDLVRSCKESIMLTVVQPYPSPKSAFISAAKKAMLKSNPVKVRFAEEVIINGQVPNPVKDNSLLFMPNVLKVYLENGQTKSFRFDSSTSIKDVILTLQEKLSIKCIEHFSLMLEHRTEGSGSKLLLLHEQEMLTQVTQRPGSDKMKCFFRISFVPRDPVELLRRDAVAFEYLYVQSCNDVVFERFGPELKYDAALRLAALQMYILTMTTRQSQKVSLKYIQKEWGLSLFLPPAVLSSMKEKNIKKALTHILKTNQNLVPPGKKLTALQAKVHYLRYLSELRLYGGREFKSILLQGEKQTEVTLLVGPRYGISHVINTRTNLVALLADFSHVNRIEILTEDETNVRLELHVLDVRPITLIMESSDAMNLACLTAGYYRLLVDSRRSIFSMAHCNSTGGDDNSQDRVLEWPYSTSLGDNEEPSPSQREVYNRDSEYSDNVQRENSISPYFHEPQNPDRDLGTRRSPLPPPLPPATRHKSQDSPRSAKVSFIFGGDPPLNKTKNLGYERLLESPEVPEHRPLYLHNNTDFRSQDRVPFQFSGLTHVYSNIISEEGGEEPLLRDLFYRDTTDDAEDDDDASCEEDSTGGTPVGDDRGGGDENCGNQGGGLATAAGKATFLTLSGSTDDIIDLTSLPPPEGDDGVDDDEEDTLLQTLNLAIAAPPPGFRDSSDEDAAPEGRPLSTRDNDDIPVSLIDAIPTRGEGESSRGGERRLENAVMHTLQALESLSVSEQRPPPPPPNSNNPGVYTSRGFSPESSSDSGNETNSSEMTEISELAATHRLSESHMRLLVATREGYQPLLEEKTEFPVSPSTAGTIQKKPRSPTRHLQPPAVPPRQSPLLDTASSGPDSLEVRSHTNLSSTLQRPSSTTPGGKHHKKSADSSGKYNTFSTREGHRGESGGSSSHLDLSQRTSFCERGESQRRQNSFLAENSLAEGLGVNSLPRDHHRIPRPASSTSDRLLDVVNMGECGTDNGATAVEQDEHLVVASLLSPTKKSKSGGSDQGSDIQSDHQPISRQQSVARLCEYHLAKRISNLQGEAHSSLQGSLCSSLDAGGSTNSSACATPTDSPLGPGMNESKHHHMQRHPLSSSSSSLLRVLNYEDSKPGIPHSIPGQSTQGKDLHPHADPALLRKMLPNIHPPAAGAEPVRPSSATPSKHKETTGTGSKRPYNDLHAKQQACFKGLNQKEGSEAYRQLINYLTVSQMHQGGKLHSAGMGGAVKKDTRRYITSNPQLVEMVKNRGNTIARCPCMPSSISSPFLSPNLVTPNTATMQMANKNPRSYHSATLPAKLKRSPDMHAQRPNDCLDLRPASAERRSSFSGLETELERSGMDPEHFLSLYKRDGCISRDGGFITGVNREGGGTANRPPPRSRSQPAGNTDDWFKSDPRAKHAVRQTPHSRPNDSLCFSAAPSVSCQRDLNPISLGRGDHPSAFIRQASTGARACITSPTPNTQSPPPPPPPPPPPPPPPLSLPTQANTSSSNSGCPLDSIHSIQSRQNQNHIHAVTPTLPQTDPFSNNLQRGRELKRSTSNVTASSGSVEVLFDKPTRSRSQQPLSPSVPQQGETKVQRRPTRKRLSKSYSQGSVSSHATCWSTGSRIDSRRASVAFPLQKDAKHMKGSQKLDTSPWRCNGPFSYCFFKRKSEGEEDEIEWERPRRSRGGNDIDNDSIAASAIFPCGSAVDAAGEQLYGEVLNNMSFSDRLARINALKDRMYGFPSGFTDVRRDASELIALVRSSVGRCDRGAQMPIHDVSQYKQLLSVESKELGRACRRMAQAHSSPEEMLLAVTCSFQVLCCLCEACMCLVKGLGLSASHQQREVVAKVDEVVMNYICLLKAAEAATVGAPGEHSVKALVRHSSTMSAIANALTRSLKTLLSK comes from the exons CCAAGTGTCCCAGAGCAGCTCCCTGGAAGAGGTTCATCTGGATGGCGTCCCCCCCGCCCCGCGCCTGGTGGAGATGAGGCGAGACCCTGTCCTGGGCTTCGGCTTTGTGGCAGGCAGTGAGAAACCGGTGGTGGTCCGCTCTGTCACGCCAG gtggtCCATCAGAGGGGAAGCTGTTGCCAGGTGATGAGATCATCATGATCAACGACGAACCTGTCAGTTCAGCTCCTAGAGAACGAGTCATCGACCTTGTCAG GAGCTGCAAAGAATCCATCATGTTGACTGTTGTCCAACCGTATCCT TCCCCTAAATCAGCGTTCATCAGTGCAGCCAAAAAAGCCATGCTCAAGTCCAATCCGGTCAAAGTGCGCTTTGCAGAGGAGGTCATTATAAACGGCCAGGTTCCA AACCCGGTGAAGGACAATTCTCTTCTGTTCATGCCAAATGTCCTGAAGGTCTACCTGGAGAACGGGCAGACAAAGTCTTTTCGCTTCGACAGCAGTACCTCTATCaag GATGTGATCCTGACCTTGCAAGAgaaactgtcaatcaaatgcaTCGAGCATTTCTCCCTCATGTTGGAGCACAGGACTGAAGGCTCTGGAAGCAAACTGCTTCTCCTGCACGAACAGGAGATGCTTACTCAG GTGACTCAGAGGCCCGGCTCTGACAAGATGAAGTGTTTCTTTAGAATCAGCTTCGTGCCCAGGGACCCCGTGGAGCTGCTTCGGAGAGACGCTGTGGCGTTTGAATACCTCTATGTACAG AGTTGTAACGATGTGGTCTTTGAGCGGTTTGGTCCGGAGCTGAAGTATGATGCCGCGCTGCGATTGGCCGCGCTGCAGATGTATATCCTCACCATGACGACCAGACAAAGCCAGAAGGTCTCTCTCAAATACATCCa AAAGGAGTGGGGTTTGTCACTGTTCCTGCCTCCTGCCGTGCTGTCCAGcatgaaggagaaaaacatcaaGAAAGCTCTGACGCACATCCTCAAGACCAACCAGAACCTCGTGCCTCCAGGGAAAAAA CTGACTGCATTGCAGGCCAAGGTGCATTACCTGAGGTACCTCAGTGAACTCAGACTCTATGGAGGGAGGGAGTTCAAATCAATACTTTTG CAAGgggagaaacagacagaggtgACACTGTTAGTGGGCCCTCGTTATGGCATCAGTCATGTCATCAACACCCGGACCAACCTGGTGGCCCTATTGGCTGACTTCAGCCATGTCAACCGCATCGAGATCCTCACTGAGGATGAGACCAATGTCCGACTGGAGCTGCATGTTCTTGATGTCAGG cccATCACACTGATCATGGAGTCGAGTGATGCAATGAATCTGGCCTGTCTAACAGCAGGCTACTATCGCCTCCTAGTGGACTCAAGGAGATCTATCTTCAGCATGGCCCACTGCAATAGCACAGGAGGGGATGACAATA GTCAGGATCGTGTCCTGGAGTGGCCATACAGCACATCTTTGGGGGACAACGAGGAGCCATCACCCAGCCAGAGAGAGGTCTATAACAGGGACTCTGAATATTCAGACAATgttcagagagaaaacagcatcTCTCCATACTTCCATGAACCCCAAAACCCTGACAGAGACCTTGGGACACGGAGAAGTCCTTTgccccctcctcttccccccGCTACCAGACACAAATCTCAAGACTCACCTCGGAGCGCCAAAGTGTCATTTATTTTCGGAGGAGACCCACCTTTGAACAAGACTAAGAACTTAGGCTATGAAAGACTTTTAGAGAGCCCTGAGGTACCTGAACACAGACCGCTCTACTTGCACAACAATACAGACTTTCGGTCACAGGATAGGGTGCCATTTCAATTCAGTGGTCTGACACATGTCTATAGTAACATTATAAGTGAGGAAGGTGGTGAGGAGCCACTGCTAAGAGATCTTTTTTATCGTGACACAACGGATGATGCAGAGGACGACGACGATGCTTCATGCGAAGAAGACTCTACTGGGGGGACACCAGTGGGTGATGacagaggaggtggagatgaaaaCTGCGGTAACCAAGGAGGAGGGTTAGCCACGGCAGCCGGCAAAGCTACCTTCCTCACGCTTTCTGGTTCtactgatgacatcattgatCTGACATCACTGCCTCCTCCTGAGGGAGACGACGGCGTTGACGATGACGAAGAAGACACACTGCTGCAGACGCTCAATCTTGCAATCGCAGCTCCACCGCCAGGCTTTCGGGACAGTTCAGATGAGGACGCAGCACCCGAGGGAAGGCCGCTAAGCACACGCGACAATGATGATATACCGGTATCGTTAATTGATGCCATTCCAACACGTGGAGAGGGAGAAAGTAGcaggggaggggagagaaggCTGGAAAATGCAGTCATGCACACTCTACAGGCACTTGAGTCTCTGTCTGTATCTGAACAGAGgcctccccctccaccacccAACAGTAACAATCCAG GTGTTTACACATCTCGAGGCTTTAGTCCAGAGTCTTCCTCAGATTCTGGCAACGAGACCAACTCCTCAGAGATGACCGAAATCTCTGAACTGGCTGCTACTCACAGGCTCAGCGAGAGTCACATGCGTCTTTTGGTGGCCACAAGGGAAGGATACCAACCTTTActtgaggaaaaaacagaattcCCCGTCTCACCTAGTACAGCAGGAACGATACAGAAGAAACCCCGTAGTCCAACACGCCACCTTCAGCCTCCAGCAGTTCCTCCGAGACAGAGCCCCCTTTTGGACACAGCATCATCAGGGCCAGACAGCTTGGAGGTGAGGTCCCATACTAACCTCTCCTCCACTCTCCAGCGCCCAAGTTCCACCACACCAGGAGGCAAGCATCACAAAAAGTCTGCAGACTCCAGTGGGAAATATAACACCTTCAGCACAAGGGAAGGACATAGAGGTGAGagtggtggcagcagcagccatcTTGACTTAAGTCAGCGCACTTCATTCTGTGAGCGAGGGGAGAGTCAAAGAAGACAGAATTCTTTTTTGGCAGAAAATTCCCTAGCCGAGGGCCTTGGGGTGAACAGCCTCCCCCGTGACCATCACAGAATTCCCCGCCCTGCTTCATCCACCTCTGATCGCCTGTTAGACGTTGTCAACATGGGGGAGTGTGGTACAGATAATGGAGCTACGGCTGTTGAACAAGATGAACATCTAGTTGTAGCATCGTTGCTGTCCCCAaccaaaaaatctaaatcaggGGGGTCTGACCAAGGATCAGACATACAAAGTGACCATCAGCCGATTTCAAGACAGCAGAGTGTTGCACGGTTGTGTGAGTACCATCTAGCAAAAAGGATTTCAAATTTGCAAGGAGAAGCCCACAGTTCACTACAGGGATCTCTGTGCTCATCTCTGGATGCTGGTGGCAGCACAAACAGTAGTGCCTGTGCCACCCCAACTGACTCACCACTTGGCCCTGGCATGAATGAATCAAAACACCACCATATGCAAAGGCACCCGCTTTCTAGTTCCTCCTCCTCATTACTCAGGGTGCTAAACTATGAAGATAGCAAACCTGGAATTCCCCACAGCATCCCTGGCCAGAGCACTCAGGGAAAAGACCTTCACCCTCATGCAGACCCTGCCCTCCTTCGGAAAATGCTGCCCAACATTCACCCTCCTGCTGCCGGGGCTGAACCAGTCCGTCCCTCCTCAGCCACACCGTCTAAGCATAAAGAGACCACAGGTACTGGAAGCAAGAGGCCCTACAATGATCTGCATGCTAAACAACAGGCCTGTTTTAAAGGGCTGAACCAGAAAGAAGGCAGTGAGGCCTACAGACAACTGATAAACTATCTAACAGTCAGCCAGATGCATCAGGGAGGAAAGCTGCACAGTGCAGGCATGGGAGGGGCAGTGAAAAAGGACACTAGACGCTATATCACTAGCAACCCTCAGCTTGTCGAAATGGTTAAGAATAGGGGGAACACAATTGCTCGCTGCCCATGTATGCCCTCCTCCATATCATCCCCATTCCTCAGCCCAAATTTAGTAACCCCTAATACAGCCACCATGCAGATGGCAAATAAAAATCCACGGTCATACCATTCCGCCACACTTCCTGCCAAACTCAAGAGAAGTCCTGATATGCATGCTCAGAGACCAAATGACTGTCTAGATTTGAGGCCAGCTTCAGCTGAGAGGAGAAGCTCCTTTTCTGGCCTGGAAACTGAGCTAGAGAGGAGTGGTATGGACCCAGAACACTTCCTGTCACTGTATAAGAGAGATGGCTGTATTAGCCGTGATGGGGGATTCATCACAGGTGTAAACCGCGAGGGTGGGGGTACTGCTAACCGCCCTCCACCTCGGTCAAGAAGCCAACCTGCAGGCAACACTGACGACTGGTTCAAATCAGACCCAAGGGCAAAACATGCAGTTCGTCAGACTCCTCATTCTCGTCCTAATgattctctttgtttctctgctgcCCCCAGTGTAAGTTGTCAACGAGACCTCAACCCCATCTCACTAGGAAGGGGAGACCACCCCTCAGCTTTTATCAGGCAGGCATCTACTGGGGCTAGAGCTTGCATTACATCCCCAACTCCCAACACACaatctccacctcctccaccacctcccccaccacctcctcctcctcctcctttgtcTCTACCCACACAAGCCAACACTAGCTCCAGCAACTCAGGATGCCCACTGGATTCCATCCATTCCATCCAGTCCCGGCAAAATCAGAACCACATTCATGCTGTTACCCCGACCTTGCCACAGACGGATCCCTTCAGCAATAATCTGCAAAGGGGCCGGGAGCTCAAACGCAGCACTAGCAATGTGACTGCCAGTTCTGGTAGTGTGGAAGTTCTCTTTGATAAGCCCACCCGAAGCCGGAGCCAGCAGCCCTTGTCACCATCTGTGCCCCAGCAAGGTGAGACCAAAGTCCAGCGGAGGCCAACAAGAAAGCGGCTCTCCAAGAGCTACTCCCAAGGCTCTGTATCTTCCCACGCCACATGCTGGTCTACAGGTAGTAGGATAGACAGTAGAAGGGCATCTGTTGCATTTCCTTTACAGAAAGATGCCAAACACATGAAGGGCTCTCAAAAATTGGATACCAGTCCCTGGAGATGCAATGGGCCTTTTAGCTACTGTTTCTTTAAACGTAAGAGTGAAGGCGAAGAGGATGAGATTGAGTGGGAGAGGCCCAGACGAAGCCGTGGTGGGAATGATATTGATAACGACAGTATTGCTGCATCGGCTATTTTCCCTTGTGGCTCAGCAGTGGATGCAGCCGGGGAACAGCTATATGGTGAGGTACTCAATAACATGAGCTTTAGTGACCGTCTGGCCCGAATCAACGCACTCAAGGACCGCATGTACGGCTTCCCTTCCGGCTTCACAGATGTCCGCCGTGATGCCAGTGAGCTCATTGCGCTGGTGAGATCCAGTGTAGGTCGCTGCGATCGTGGAGCCCAGATGCCTATCCATGATGTATCCCAGTACAAGCAGCTCCTCTCTGTTGAGTCGAAAGAATTAGGCCGGGCATGCCGGAGGATGGCACAGGCGCACAGTAGTCCTGAAGAGATGCTTCTGGCTGTAACTTGCAGCTTCCAGGTGCTATGTTGTCTCTGCGAAGCTTGTATGTGTCTGGTTAAGGGGCTTGGTCTCTCAGCCTCACACCAACAGAGAGAGGTTGTGGCGAAGGTCGACGAGGTCGTCATGAACTATATCTGTTTACTCAAAGCGGCTGAGGCTGCCACCGTGGGAGCACCAGGGGAGCACAGCGTGAAAGCCCTGGTCCGCCACTCCAGTACCATGTCGGCCATTGCTAACGCACTCACCCGCTCCCTTAAAACGCTGCTTAGCAAGTAG